From the Paraflavitalea soli genome, the window CCGCTGGAAAATATTTTGAGCATATCCCTTTTGCGAAAGCGTATGATCTTTCCCTCGGCATCCGTACGCAGGGTCACTTTTTTGAAAAACAGGTAAAAGATGCCCATGATCACCAGGAAGGCGCTGCCAATATAACCAATGATGGCTTTGTATTCCAGCAGCTCACTCACCAGGGCCGAAAAGGCATTGCTGATCACCACCAGCACAATATCGCTCATCCACACACCAGCCACAAAGCTGAAGCCGCCCGTATGACCGTTGTTCAGACTTTGTTTGATCACCGTGAAGATCACCGGCCCCACCGACAAAGCAAGGATACACCCCAGCATTAATCCATTGATGATGGCTTGCCACATGCGTTAATAGAAGTAATGAGAAATTAAAGCGACAATTTACAAATAATCAGACGAAGTGAAAAAGAACAAGTTACATACCTGCCCTTTTATATATAAGTAAGGGGGTGGCTCGTATTGATCCAATTGATTAAATGGCGCCGGTTTCCAGGAATTTTACCCAGTCCTCATACATTTTGCCCTTCATTACACGGGGAAACTTATGCTGCCCGCCTATCTTCCCTTTGAGGCGCATGAATTCCATGAAACTCGATTCCGGTAGTATTTTAAGGTAAACGTCTTTGAGGGCGCTGTTCCGTTCTACGGCATAATCATCATTCAGGTCTTTCAGCTTTTGATCGATCTTCTCGCGTACCGGTTCTGCGTCCACCTTGTCATCACAGGCTATCCACCACTGGTGGGCAAAGAAAAGCCCGTGGGGCACGCCCGCCACTGTAAACTCCGGAATGCAGATATTCATTTCATCGGCCACCAATTGTACCGCCTTATTCATATTATCCACACTCAGGTGCTCTCCTACCAGGCTCAAGAAGTGCTTGGTGCGGCCGGTGATCACTATTTCACAACGTTCTTTGTCTACAAAACGAACCGTATCGCCAATCAGATAACGCCAGGCGCCGGCCGTGGTACTGATCAGGATGGCATAATCCTTCCCCTCTTCTACTTCATGGATCATCAGCACTTCGGCATCTTCCATGATATTACCATCACTGTCGAAATTCTTATCGTTGAATGGAATAAACTCAAAAAAGATATGATCATTGAGCGAAAGGTGCATGCCTTTGGCAAACTGCCTGTCCTGGTAAGCCAAAAAGCCTTCTGAAGCCAGGTAGGTTTCAATATAGGTAAGCGGCTTGGCCACCAGTTTCTCAAATCCTTTCTTATAGGGTTCAAATGACACCCCGCCATGCACAAAGAAGGCCAGGTTGGGCCACATATCGTGAATGCTCTTAAGATTGTAGCGCTCGATGATCTTTTCCATGCACATCTGGATCCAGGCGGGAACGCCTACCACAAAGCCAATGTCCCAGTTGGGGGCTTCTTCTACGATCGCTTCCAGTTTCTGGTTCCAGTCTTTGGTCCGGGCAATTTTTTTGCCGGGCTTATAGAAAGGGGAGAACCAGAAAGGCACTTTCTTGGCCGTAATACCGCTCAGGTCACCGGCGTAGTAGCCAGGGCCTTTCTGCAGGTCTGTACTGCCGCCCAGCATCAGCCATCCTTTACCCACACTCTTTAAGGGAATATCATGGTAGGTGCGGAGGGTGAGCAATTGCTTGATCATCACGATGCGGTTGCCCCGCATCAGGTCGTTGGTGATGGGCAGGTATTTACTGGCCGATTCGGAGGTGCCGGAGCTGAGGGCGAAGAATTTGATCTTACCGGGCCAGCAGATATCCGGCCGGCCTTCCAGGGTCTTATGCCACCAGGCTTCGTAGATCTTATTGTAGTCGTAAGTGGGAACCAATTGTTGGAACTTTTTACCGGCATGTTTGCTAAGCAGGATCTCATCAAACCGGTAAGTTTGCCCGAATTCGGTAAAGCGGGCTTTTTTGAGCAATTTCCTCAATACCCGTAGCTGCTGCCGCCGGGGTGAACGGGCTGGCAATCGCAATGCTTTCGCTATAGAGGGGGGTAAGGAAATATCAATTAACGCCATTACATTCAAAGCCGGTTTGGTCAGGCAAATTCAAAATTAAGGGATTAGAGGGAATTGTAATGCTTAAATGACCAGTGGAGGGGGGTTAACTGCCAAAAAGTCGGCTATACTTTAACTTTTCCGCCTACAAGAAAGGATATTACCCAGGCGTTTAAACGCAAAACCGCTCTTGTGCAACAAGCTTTTCCTCGACTGCGCCAATAACCGGAATTTTCAAACCTTATAACCCTGTTTATGAAAGTAAAACGCATCCTTAAGTATATTTTCCTTTCTTTATTGGTCATTTTGGTAATCGGCTATTGTCTGCCGCAGCACTTTGTAATGCCGGTGACAGGGGCCAACGGCAAAAGCTATAACGAAAATTCGTTCTGGTTTTATCCCTGGGGCAAATCAGTAACACATAAGGGGGTAGATATTTTTGGCAAGAAGGGTACGCCGGTGGTGGCTTCCACTTATGGTCTGGTGATTTATACCGGTGTGCTGGAAAGAGGTGGAAATGTAGCCCTGGTATTGGGACCTAAATGGCGAATTCATTATTATGCCCATCTCAAAGATATTAATACCTCCTCCCTTCATTTTGTAAAAGCCGGTTCGGGGATCGGTACGGTGGGCACCACGGGCAATGCCGCAGGCAAACCGCCTCACCTGCATTATAGTATATCCTCCCTCCTGCCCCTGCCCTGGCGTATTGATGACGCCAAACAGGGCTGGAAGAAAATGTTCTACCTCAACCCCATTCCTTACCTAAAGGGTGTGGAATAGCTCTTTTGTTGATGATTACTGCCAGCCTTAAAGATGGTCTTCAAAGACCTGTTCAATAAGATATACCGCATATCGCATTTCCCTGACTATCTTTTGAACCACTACCCACAGCACTGGAGGTATGGCTTCCGTGTATATGCACACCCATATAGTTGTGCTTAGATTGAAGCTCTTTTATGATAGCTGTAAATGGGAATGTAGGTCCTTCGCAAAAAATGAGCACACCTGCATCTTTACTGGTAGCTGCCACGGTATATTTTGCAGCTTGAAGAATGGCTCGCATATTTTCAATGGCCGATTCATCGCCATTGAGCCATACTTTTGGGGTGCCGGATAAACCAGGTTTACCAGGTACAGCATTTTGCTTATTCGCTCCCAAGCTCCTGGCCGCAATAATGCCTTGCAACAGCTTGGTATACCACCAGGCACTTACCCCCCGGTAATGCTTCTGCACAAATTGGATCATGGCAGTATAGAACAGTTTTACATAGCGGGCATCACGGCGGGTACTTTCACCTTTGAAGTGGATGATCACAGGAGCAGGCAAATAATAATTAATATACCCCGACTGCTGAATGCGGTAACTGAGGTCTATATCTTCTGCATACATGAAAAAGCGCTCATCAAAGCCGCCGGTTTTATCCAATACCTCTTTCCGCACCCACATAAAAGCGCCCGACAACACATCCACCGGGTGTACGGCATCAGGCGACAGATGGCCCAGGTAATAACGGGCAAATAAGGGGGAGGTAGGAAACAACCGGGTGAGGCCGCTCATTTTACAAAAAGATACCCAGGGACTGGGAAATCCCCTTTTGGATTCCGGCAGGTAGCTGCCACTCCCATCGATCATGCGTACACCAAGCGCCCCGGCATCAGCATGGGCCTCCATAAAAGACAGGCATTGCACAAAGCAGTCTTCCGGTAAAATGGTATCCGGATTCAGAAAGAGTATGTATTTACCCCGGCATTGCAACAGCGCCTGGTTATTGGCGCGGGCAAAACCCAGGTTTTCTGTATTGGCGATAAATTGTACAAAAGGAAACCGGCTGCGGAGATATCCTATGCTGTCATCAGTAGATTTATTGTCCACCACAAACACCTCAGTTTGGCTAGGTTCGTCATCTGCCACGGAGTGGCCAACTTCTTCCATGGCCTTTTTCACAGAACAAAGGCATTGTTCCAAAAAATACTTCACATTATAATTTACAATAATTACAGACAGCTGCATGGCGGGGCGAAAATACGGCTGAACTACGATTTATTGGATTTTGGGGATACTGGCGATTGATGGTATTTTATTTATTCCCGGGTGTTTTTTGACTTCCAGGGCCCGCTTTAGGGGTTCAGATTGATGGATTTGTGATTGGATTGTTTAAAAATATACGGTGGGGTGTATTGTTCAGAATTCTATATTTGCTCAAATCTTTAACCAGCTTATGAAGTTCATCGTTTCTTCTTCGGCTTTATTGAAACAGTTACAACAGATTAGCGGCGTTATCAACGCTAATACGGTATTGCCAATTTTGGAGGACTTTTTGTTCGAGATTGACAAAAACAAACTCACCGTAGTGGCCACCGATCTGGAAACAGTTATGAAGGTGCAAATGGAAGTGGAAGCCAAGGATACCGGCCGCGTTTGTATCCCGGCCAAGATCCTGATGGATTCCCTGAAGAACATCCCCGACCAGCCCCTGACATTCAATATTGACAAGAATTACAGTGTGGAAATTACCAGCGACAATGGTAAGTACAAGGTAATGGGCGAAAATCCAGATAATTTCCCCAAAGAGCCGGTAGCAGATGATACCTCCTCTTTTACCATTACCTCTGCTGCACTGGTGACAGCTATCAATAAAACCCTGTTTGCGGTAAGTGGCGATGACCTGCGCCCCGCCATGACAGGGGTGTACTTTGAAATGGATAAAAAGGGACTGCAGTTTGTAGCTACCGATGCACACCGCCTGGTTCGTTACAAACGCAAAGATGTGAGCTGCCCCAAGAACGATTCACTGAT encodes:
- a CDS encoding LysE family translocator, which codes for MWQAIINGLMLGCILALSVGPVIFTVIKQSLNNGHTGGFSFVAGVWMSDIVLVVISNAFSALVSELLEYKAIIGYIGSAFLVIMGIFYLFFKKVTLRTDAEGKIIRFRKRDMLKIFSSGFLINTLNPSVFIFWLGTATALGAKFNFQQRIIIFSVCLAFNIAADIFKVLLAGKLRKRLTLHNITVINKVSGVILVGFGMALLYGTVFLAKDI
- a CDS encoding GH3 family domain-containing protein; translation: MALIDISLPPSIAKALRLPARSPRRQQLRVLRKLLKKARFTEFGQTYRFDEILLSKHAGKKFQQLVPTYDYNKIYEAWWHKTLEGRPDICWPGKIKFFALSSGTSESASKYLPITNDLMRGNRIVMIKQLLTLRTYHDIPLKSVGKGWLMLGGSTDLQKGPGYYAGDLSGITAKKVPFWFSPFYKPGKKIARTKDWNQKLEAIVEEAPNWDIGFVVGVPAWIQMCMEKIIERYNLKSIHDMWPNLAFFVHGGVSFEPYKKGFEKLVAKPLTYIETYLASEGFLAYQDRQFAKGMHLSLNDHIFFEFIPFNDKNFDSDGNIMEDAEVLMIHEVEEGKDYAILISTTAGAWRYLIGDTVRFVDKERCEIVITGRTKHFLSLVGEHLSVDNMNKAVQLVADEMNICIPEFTVAGVPHGLFFAHQWWIACDDKVDAEPVREKIDQKLKDLNDDYAVERNSALKDVYLKILPESSFMEFMRLKGKIGGQHKFPRVMKGKMYEDWVKFLETGAI
- a CDS encoding M23 family metallopeptidase; this encodes MKVKRILKYIFLSLLVILVIGYCLPQHFVMPVTGANGKSYNENSFWFYPWGKSVTHKGVDIFGKKGTPVVASTYGLVIYTGVLERGGNVALVLGPKWRIHYYAHLKDINTSSLHFVKAGSGIGTVGTTGNAAGKPPHLHYSISSLLPLPWRIDDAKQGWKKMFYLNPIPYLKGVE
- a CDS encoding glycosyltransferase family 2 protein; translation: MQLSVIIVNYNVKYFLEQCLCSVKKAMEEVGHSVADDEPSQTEVFVVDNKSTDDSIGYLRSRFPFVQFIANTENLGFARANNQALLQCRGKYILFLNPDTILPEDCFVQCLSFMEAHADAGALGVRMIDGSGSYLPESKRGFPSPWVSFCKMSGLTRLFPTSPLFARYYLGHLSPDAVHPVDVLSGAFMWVRKEVLDKTGGFDERFFMYAEDIDLSYRIQQSGYINYYLPAPVIIHFKGESTRRDARYVKLFYTAMIQFVQKHYRGVSAWWYTKLLQGIIAARSLGANKQNAVPGKPGLSGTPKVWLNGDESAIENMRAILQAAKYTVAATSKDAGVLIFCEGPTFPFTAIIKELQSKHNYMGVHIHGSHTSSAVGSGSKDSQGNAICGISY
- the dnaN gene encoding DNA polymerase III subunit beta, yielding MKFIVSSSALLKQLQQISGVINANTVLPILEDFLFEIDKNKLTVVATDLETVMKVQMEVEAKDTGRVCIPAKILMDSLKNIPDQPLTFNIDKNYSVEITSDNGKYKVMGENPDNFPKEPVADDTSSFTITSAALVTAINKTLFAVSGDDLRPAMTGVYFEMDKKGLQFVATDAHRLVRYKRKDVSCPKNDSLIVPKKPLNLLKAAMPVNDDELTVSYNSNHLFVKHGTTQMSCRLIDARFPDYKVVIPVDNPYKLILTKADFQSALRRVSVFSNKSTNQVVLNISGSELQLAAQDVDFSFEGNERMKCQYDGEDLAIAFNAKFLIEMLNAAESDEVVVELSTPTKAGIIKPTEQEENEEMLMLVMPLMLNS